The proteins below are encoded in one region of Pseudoduganella armeniaca:
- a CDS encoding YciI family protein: protein MFVIALTYDKPTEEIDALLAAHRAFLREQYDNGVFLMSGRMVPRTGAIIIATADSRADIEAILELDPFRQAGAASYQVTEFVPTMTADLLAAFRQH, encoded by the coding sequence ATGTTCGTCATCGCGCTCACGTACGACAAGCCCACCGAGGAGATCGATGCGCTGCTGGCCGCGCACCGGGCCTTCCTGCGCGAGCAGTATGACAATGGCGTGTTCCTGATGTCGGGCCGCATGGTGCCGCGCACCGGCGCCATCATCATCGCCACGGCGGACAGCCGGGCCGACATCGAGGCGATCCTGGAGCTCGATCCCTTCCGGCAGGCCGGTGCCGCCAGCTACCAGGTCACGGAGTTCGTGCCGACGATGACGGCCGACCTCCTGGCCGCCTTCCGCCAGCACTGA
- a CDS encoding YbaB/EbfC family nucleoid-associated protein gives MMKNQLAGLMKQAQAMQDNMKKAQESLALIEVEGQSGAGLVKVVMTCKNDVKRVSIDPSLLADDKDMLEDLVAAAFNDAVRKAETTAAEKMSGLTAGMNLPAGFKMPF, from the coding sequence ATGATGAAGAACCAGCTGGCCGGCCTGATGAAACAGGCGCAAGCAATGCAGGACAATATGAAGAAGGCGCAGGAATCGCTGGCGCTGATCGAGGTGGAAGGCCAGTCCGGCGCCGGCCTCGTCAAGGTCGTCATGACCTGCAAGAACGACGTCAAGCGCGTCTCGATCGACCCGTCGCTGCTGGCCGACGACAAGGACATGCTGGAAGACCTGGTGGCTGCGGCCTTCAACGATGCCGTGCGCAAGGCCGAAACCACCGCCGCCGAGAAGATGAGCGGCCTGACGGCGGGCATGAACCTGCCGGCCGGCTTCAAGATGCCGTTCTAA
- a CDS encoding transposase — protein MTTKPPTTPDKDVGAQRQHPVVYTKEFKLAAVARLKDGKQTAQALASELGVRRNQLYKWAKVIEQNGAEASFTGRGRKPDSEESELARVKRELSRVKEDLELLKKLEASFARMKRRSTP, from the coding sequence ATGACCACGAAACCACCAACCACACCAGACAAGGATGTTGGAGCGCAGCGCCAGCATCCTGTTGTCTACACCAAAGAATTTAAGCTTGCCGCCGTTGCGCGCCTCAAGGATGGCAAGCAGACAGCGCAGGCGCTTGCTAGCGAATTGGGTGTACGGCGCAATCAGCTCTATAAATGGGCAAAAGTGATTGAGCAAAACGGCGCAGAGGCAAGCTTCACCGGTCGTGGCCGCAAGCCCGATAGCGAAGAAAGTGAGTTGGCACGGGTCAAACGCGAGCTAAGCAGAGTGAAGGAGGACCTCGAACTATTAAAAAAGTTGGAAGCGTCCTTTGCGCGAATGAAGCGACGAAGTACGCCGTGA
- the recR gene encoding recombination mediator RecR, whose amino-acid sequence MAKSLEFLTEALRRLPGVGPKSAQRMAFHLLQHDREGAAMLSRALYQAVEAVHHCALCNTFTELEVCEMCADESRDRRLLCVVETPADQMMIEQTLTYKGLYFVLMGRLSPLDGIGPKDIHLEKLLARAADGTVTEVVLATNFTNEGEATAHYISEMLKARGLQVSRLARGVPVGGELEYVDAGTIARAMLDRRTT is encoded by the coding sequence ATGGCGAAATCGCTGGAGTTCCTCACCGAGGCGTTGCGGCGCCTGCCCGGCGTCGGGCCGAAGTCGGCGCAGCGCATGGCCTTCCACCTGCTGCAGCATGACCGCGAAGGGGCGGCGATGCTGTCGCGCGCGCTGTACCAGGCCGTCGAGGCCGTCCATCACTGCGCGCTGTGCAATACGTTCACGGAACTCGAGGTGTGCGAGATGTGCGCCGACGAGTCGCGCGACCGGCGCCTGCTGTGCGTCGTCGAGACGCCGGCCGACCAGATGATGATCGAGCAGACCCTGACCTACAAGGGGCTGTATTTCGTGCTGATGGGGCGCCTGTCGCCGCTGGACGGCATCGGTCCCAAGGACATCCACCTGGAAAAGCTGCTGGCGCGCGCCGCCGACGGCACCGTCACCGAAGTGGTACTGGCCACCAATTTCACCAACGAGGGCGAGGCCACCGCGCACTACATCAGCGAAATGCTGAAGGCGCGCGGGCTGCAGGTCAGCCGCCTGGCGCGGGGCGTGCCGGTGGGTGGCGAACTGGAATACGTGGATGCGGGCACCATCGCGCGGGCGATGCTGGATCGGCGCACTACTTGA
- the nusB gene encoding transcription antitermination factor NusB — MNDKSMHANPSKNRTPRHRAREFALQGLYQWLLNNEDAKTVVNNIRAAHGFDKADGDYFAALLYGAIEQSVELREAFAPLVDRGIGELSPIEHGVLLLGAYELKNQLDIPYRVVINEAVELTKSFGGIDGHKYVNGVLDKLAPRLRADEVAADKKR; from the coding sequence ATGAACGACAAATCCATGCATGCCAACCCCAGCAAGAACCGCACGCCCCGTCACCGCGCGCGCGAGTTCGCGCTGCAGGGCCTGTATCAGTGGCTGCTGAACAACGAGGACGCGAAAACCGTCGTCAACAACATCCGTGCCGCGCACGGTTTCGACAAGGCCGACGGCGACTACTTCGCCGCGCTGCTGTACGGCGCGATCGAGCAGTCCGTCGAGCTGCGCGAGGCGTTCGCGCCGCTGGTGGACCGGGGTATCGGCGAACTGTCGCCGATCGAGCACGGCGTGCTGCTGCTGGGCGCGTACGAGCTGAAGAACCAGCTGGACATTCCCTACCGCGTCGTCATCAACGAGGCGGTGGAGCTGACCAAGTCGTTCGGCGGTATCGACGGCCACAAGTACGTCAACGGCGTGCTGGACAAGCTGGCGCCGCGGCTGCGTGCCGACGAGGTGGCGGCGGACAAGAAGCGCTGA
- the ribH gene encoding 6,7-dimethyl-8-ribityllumazine synthase translates to MTVGSYETNLNGEGLRIGIVQARFNEDVCHGLLSACLAELKHLGVADEDVLHVTVPGALEIPLVLQKMAESGQFDALVALGAVIRGETYHFELVSNESGAGITRVGLDYSIPIANAVLTTENDEQAEVRMATKGADAARVAVEMANLAIALEELHQDNSEEE, encoded by the coding sequence ATGACCGTAGGAAGCTACGAAACCAATCTGAACGGCGAAGGCCTGCGCATCGGCATCGTCCAGGCACGGTTCAACGAAGACGTCTGCCACGGCCTGCTGTCGGCCTGCCTGGCCGAACTGAAGCACCTGGGCGTGGCGGACGAGGACGTGCTGCACGTGACGGTCCCGGGCGCGCTGGAAATCCCGCTGGTGCTGCAGAAGATGGCCGAATCGGGCCAGTTCGACGCGCTGGTGGCGCTGGGCGCCGTCATCCGTGGCGAAACCTATCACTTCGAGCTGGTCTCGAACGAGTCGGGCGCCGGCATCACGCGCGTGGGCCTGGACTACAGCATCCCCATCGCCAACGCCGTGCTGACGACGGAAAACGACGAGCAGGCCGAGGTGCGCATGGCCACCAAGGGCGCCGACGCGGCCCGGGTGGCGGTCGAGATGGCCAACCTGGCGATTGCTCTGGAAGAGCTGCACCAGGACAATTCGGAAGAAGAATAA
- a CDS encoding lytic transglycosylase domain-containing protein, whose amino-acid sequence MINRFTGPALAARLLALGPVARFGTQRITLRSLFTTAQHALTIFGVTAIVTIAVLYVRPDLARNLSRALAQEPVPSAPVAVAAPPLHELMEAPAVTAAERPTLSPAEEKALLGTRKQQQWVTDWLAKRYRVAGDAANMLVSTAYVTARDIKLDPLLILAVMAIESRFNPFAESPVGAQGLMQVMSKVHHDKFQELGGVQAALNPVANIRVGSLILKDYVTRGGSVEAGLKSYVGAGAFETDDGYGSRVLAEYNRLKLVSAGKKVPTFTPAPAPAVPAAPVVPATVTAKSEPQHEREPEEPKSEPEQLAGL is encoded by the coding sequence ATGATTAATCGCTTCACTGGGCCGGCTCTGGCCGCCCGTCTGCTGGCCCTGGGGCCAGTCGCGCGCTTCGGCACGCAACGCATCACCTTACGCAGCCTGTTCACCACCGCGCAGCACGCGCTGACCATTTTCGGCGTGACCGCGATCGTGACGATCGCCGTGCTGTATGTCCGCCCCGACCTGGCGCGCAACCTGTCGCGCGCGCTGGCCCAGGAACCCGTGCCGAGCGCGCCGGTCGCCGTCGCAGCGCCACCGCTGCACGAACTGATGGAAGCGCCGGCCGTGACGGCCGCCGAACGTCCCACCCTGTCGCCGGCCGAGGAAAAGGCGCTGCTGGGGACCCGCAAGCAGCAGCAATGGGTGACCGACTGGCTGGCCAAGCGCTATCGCGTGGCCGGCGACGCCGCCAACATGCTGGTCTCCACGGCTTACGTGACGGCCCGCGACATCAAGCTCGACCCGCTGCTGATCCTGGCCGTGATGGCGATCGAATCGCGCTTCAATCCGTTCGCGGAAAGCCCGGTCGGCGCGCAGGGCCTGATGCAGGTGATGTCGAAGGTCCACCACGACAAATTCCAGGAACTGGGCGGCGTGCAGGCGGCGCTTAATCCGGTGGCCAACATCCGTGTCGGTTCGCTGATCCTGAAGGATTACGTGACGCGCGGCGGCTCCGTCGAGGCGGGTCTGAAAAGCTACGTGGGCGCCGGCGCCTTCGAGACCGACGACGGCTACGGCAGCCGCGTGCTGGCCGAATACAACCGCCTGAAGCTGGTTTCGGCCGGCAAGAAGGTGCCGACCTTCACGCCAGCGCCAGCCCCGGCCGTTCCAGCCGCCCCGGTCGTGCCGGCCACGGTGACGGCGAAATCCGAGCCGCAACACGAGCGCGAACCCGAGGAGCCGAAGAGCGAACCGGAGCAACTGGCCGGCCTGTAA
- a CDS encoding DNA polymerase III subunit gamma/tau, whose amino-acid sequence MSYQVLARKYRPRNFETLVGQEHVVRALTHALGTGRLHHAYLFTGTRGVGKTTLSRILAKSLNCTGPDGTGGITATPCGVCEACTAIDGGRFVDYIEMDAASNRGVDEMAQLLEQAVYAPSNARFKVYMIDEVHMLTNHAFNAMLKTLEEPPEHVKFILATTDPQKIPVTVLSRCLQFNLKQMPPGHIVGHLENILGQENVTFEQPALRLLAQGAHGSMRDALSLTDQAIAYAAGAVTLEAVQGMLGALDQSYLVRLLDALAARDGADLLAVADEMASRSLSYNGALQDLGTLLHRIALAQTVPAAVPEDLPEYADIVRLAGLFDAEEVQLYYQIAVHGRNELGLAPDEYAGFSMTLLRMLAFRPGVGAAEGTPGAAPVAARPAGPNPARAAAAAAGGQAVAAVPARPAPPPPPAPVSAAQAPAAPPPQVAAPAPAPIQTTAQPPAAPARPGGGPVSPARAAINAALEAARAATAARTGARPPARPTEDHAAAPVASAAPVPPQAAGSAPQGAQARQAPGRPAPWEDDPAGLTMGAAAVLEAPPVQQAQVQPRQAPAQAPARQAAEEDDLPPWVTEFSDDSAVPAARAEAAPTPAPAPAPARQAAPAQAPYAYVITPVPELDWDGNWPLLAAHLPLRGVAQQLATQAELIDCTIDGNAALFRLRCPIDTWRTPPNVEKLTAALAERFDRPVRVETELGPVWYTTTAEQQVHREACQRKAEEAVHGDPFVQSMVREFGAFVVPGSIVAPVTPAH is encoded by the coding sequence ATGTCCTATCAAGTCCTTGCCCGCAAATACCGTCCCCGGAACTTCGAAACGCTGGTTGGCCAGGAGCACGTCGTCCGTGCCCTGACCCATGCGCTCGGTACCGGCCGGTTGCACCACGCCTATCTGTTCACCGGCACGCGCGGGGTGGGCAAGACCACGCTGTCGCGTATCCTGGCCAAGTCGCTCAACTGCACCGGGCCGGACGGCACCGGCGGCATCACGGCCACGCCCTGCGGCGTGTGCGAGGCCTGCACCGCCATCGACGGCGGCCGCTTCGTCGACTATATAGAGATGGACGCCGCATCCAACCGCGGCGTCGATGAAATGGCGCAGCTGCTGGAGCAGGCGGTGTACGCACCGTCCAATGCGCGCTTCAAGGTCTATATGATCGACGAGGTGCACATGCTGACCAACCACGCCTTCAACGCCATGCTGAAGACGCTGGAGGAACCGCCCGAGCACGTCAAATTCATCCTGGCCACCACGGACCCGCAGAAGATTCCCGTCACCGTGCTGTCGCGCTGCCTGCAGTTCAACCTGAAGCAGATGCCGCCGGGGCACATCGTCGGCCACCTGGAAAACATCCTGGGCCAGGAAAACGTCACGTTCGAGCAGCCCGCCCTGCGCCTGCTGGCCCAGGGCGCGCACGGCTCGATGCGCGATGCGCTGTCGCTGACCGACCAGGCCATCGCCTACGCGGCCGGCGCCGTCACGCTCGAAGCGGTGCAGGGCATGCTGGGCGCCCTGGACCAATCCTACCTGGTGCGCCTGCTCGATGCGCTGGCCGCGCGCGACGGCGCCGACCTGCTGGCGGTGGCCGATGAAATGGCCAGCCGCTCGCTGTCGTACAACGGCGCGCTGCAGGACCTGGGCACCTTGCTGCACCGGATCGCGCTGGCGCAAACGGTGCCCGCCGCCGTGCCGGAAGACCTGCCGGAATACGCCGACATCGTTCGCCTGGCCGGCCTGTTCGATGCGGAAGAAGTGCAGCTGTACTATCAGATCGCCGTGCACGGCCGTAATGAACTGGGCCTGGCGCCGGACGAATACGCCGGCTTCTCGATGACGCTGCTGCGCATGCTGGCCTTTCGCCCCGGCGTCGGCGCCGCCGAAGGAACGCCCGGCGCCGCTCCGGTAGCGGCACGTCCCGCCGGGCCGAATCCCGCCCGTGCCGCCGCGGCGGCCGCCGGCGGCCAGGCGGTAGCGGCAGTGCCGGCCCGTCCGGCGCCACCGCCGCCTCCCGCCCCCGTGTCGGCCGCGCAGGCACCGGCGGCACCGCCGCCGCAAGTTGCCGCGCCGGCGCCGGCACCGATCCAAACCACCGCGCAGCCACCGGCCGCCCCGGCGCGGCCCGGCGGCGGTCCCGTGAGCCCGGCGCGCGCGGCCATCAACGCGGCACTGGAAGCTGCCCGCGCCGCCACGGCGGCACGCACGGGCGCACGGCCGCCTGCGCGTCCCACCGAAGACCATGCGGCGGCACCGGTCGCGAGCGCCGCGCCGGTTCCGCCGCAGGCGGCCGGCAGCGCGCCGCAAGGCGCCCAGGCCAGGCAAGCCCCTGGCCGCCCGGCGCCCTGGGAGGACGACCCCGCCGGCCTGACGATGGGCGCGGCGGCCGTGCTGGAAGCGCCGCCCGTGCAGCAAGCGCAGGTGCAGCCGCGCCAGGCGCCCGCGCAGGCGCCGGCCCGCCAGGCGGCCGAGGAAGACGACCTGCCGCCCTGGGTCACCGAATTTTCCGACGACAGTGCCGTGCCGGCCGCCCGCGCCGAAGCCGCGCCGACGCCTGCGCCCGCGCCGGCGCCGGCACGCCAGGCCGCGCCCGCGCAGGCCCCGTACGCCTACGTCATCACCCCGGTGCCTGAACTGGATTGGGATGGCAACTGGCCGCTGCTGGCTGCCCACTTGCCGCTGCGCGGCGTGGCCCAGCAGCTTGCCACGCAGGCCGAACTCATCGACTGCACCATCGACGGCAACGCCGCGCTGTTTCGCCTGCGCTGCCCGATCGATACGTGGCGCACGCCGCCCAACGTGGAAAAGCTGACGGCCGCGCTGGCCGAGCGCTTCGACCGCCCCGTGCGGGTCGAGACGGAGCTGGGACCGGTCTGGTACACGACGACGGCGGAACAGCAGGTGCACCGCGAGGCCTGCCAGCGCAAGGCGGAAGAGGCCGTGCATGGCGATCCGTTCGTGCAAAGCATGGTGCGCGAGTTCGGCGCGTTCGTCGTGCCCGGCTCGATCGTGGCACCCGTGACACCGGCCCATTAA
- a CDS encoding putative bifunctional diguanylate cyclase/phosphodiesterase — MAVLPSSRGTVLVADDDPVMRLLMLEMLAQVGLDGVEAPDGQTAIACFERLAPDLVLLDVEMPRMDGFTVCRAIRALERQRNTTVPVIMVTGGDDLEAVTQAYECGATDFVSKPINWPILGHRVLYVLRASDAIARLRIADAHNRAVLAAIPDTFFRLSPDGYYLDYEQGHGQQRAAVPTQQQCVGRHVRDVLPEPIARRLLEQLDGVLRTQTVRAVDYELQADDTVHHFEARLVGTGAGEVLGLVRDISERKRTEEQIRRLAYCDSLTGIPNRQAFLETLERELVRSRQGGRKFAILFMDLDSFKRINDTLGHDVGDLLLKVVSERLHDTIRPSDTVAHNEAAEHKRGSNLARLGGDEFTILIPDLDNVQDALTVAHRVKDAMRRPFNLAGQEIFVTASIGISLYPEDGEDGTSLLKYADTAMYHAKNCGKNNAKLYSSALTTQIMSHVKLEVGLRRALQHNELYLQYQPQIDVKSAQIVGVEALVRWRHPEHGIIPPNDFIPLAEETGLIVPIGEWVLRTACLQARAWQQESRRAVRVAVNLSARQFKDENLAQTVLAVLHETGLDPRLLELELTEGTLMDDARATLTTLEQLRAIGIWLSIDDFGTGYSSMNYLKRFDVRALKIDKSFICGLPQDSENAAITRAIIAMAHGLKMAVVAEGVETGEQLALLEQYGCDMAQGYLLGRPQSIDAIARMLAGAQPVLR, encoded by the coding sequence ATGGCAGTGCTTCCCTCTTCCCGCGGCACGGTGCTGGTGGCCGACGACGACCCCGTCATGCGCCTGTTGATGCTGGAAATGCTGGCCCAGGTGGGCCTCGACGGCGTCGAGGCGCCGGACGGCCAAACGGCCATCGCCTGCTTCGAACGGCTGGCGCCGGACCTGGTACTGCTCGACGTCGAGATGCCGCGCATGGACGGCTTCACCGTCTGCCGCGCGATCCGCGCGCTGGAACGCCAGCGCAACACGACGGTACCCGTGATCATGGTGACGGGCGGCGACGACCTGGAAGCCGTCACGCAGGCCTACGAATGCGGCGCCACCGACTTCGTCTCGAAGCCGATCAACTGGCCGATCCTGGGGCACCGCGTGCTGTACGTACTGCGCGCCAGCGACGCGATCGCCCGCCTGCGCATCGCCGACGCCCACAACCGCGCCGTGCTGGCCGCCATTCCCGACACGTTCTTCCGCCTCAGCCCGGACGGCTACTACCTGGACTACGAGCAGGGCCACGGCCAGCAGCGCGCGGCGGTGCCGACCCAGCAGCAGTGCGTGGGCCGCCACGTGCGCGACGTGCTGCCCGAGCCGATCGCGCGGCGCCTGCTGGAACAGCTCGATGGCGTACTGCGCACGCAGACGGTGCGCGCGGTCGACTATGAACTGCAGGCCGATGACACGGTCCACCATTTCGAGGCGCGCCTGGTGGGCACCGGCGCCGGCGAGGTGCTGGGCCTGGTGCGCGACATCAGCGAGCGCAAACGCACCGAGGAGCAGATCCGCCGCCTGGCCTACTGCGACAGCCTGACCGGCATCCCGAACCGCCAGGCCTTCCTGGAAACGCTGGAGCGCGAGCTGGTGCGCTCGCGCCAGGGCGGCCGCAAGTTCGCGATCCTGTTCATGGACCTCGATTCGTTCAAGCGCATCAACGACACGCTGGGCCACGACGTGGGCGACCTGCTGCTGAAGGTGGTGTCGGAACGGCTGCACGACACCATCCGGCCGAGCGACACGGTGGCGCACAACGAGGCCGCGGAGCACAAGCGCGGCAGCAACCTGGCGCGCCTGGGCGGCGACGAGTTCACGATCCTGATCCCGGACCTGGACAACGTGCAGGACGCGCTGACCGTCGCGCATCGCGTCAAGGATGCGATGCGGCGCCCGTTCAACCTGGCCGGCCAGGAGATCTTCGTCACGGCCAGCATCGGCATCTCGTTGTATCCGGAGGACGGCGAGGACGGCACCTCGCTGCTGAAGTACGCCGACACGGCCATGTATCACGCCAAGAACTGCGGCAAGAACAACGCCAAGCTGTACAGCTCCGCGCTGACGACGCAGATCATGAGCCACGTGAAGCTGGAGGTGGGCCTGCGCCGCGCGCTGCAGCACAACGAGCTGTATCTGCAATACCAGCCGCAGATCGACGTGAAGAGCGCGCAGATCGTCGGCGTCGAGGCGCTGGTGCGCTGGCGCCATCCCGAGCACGGCATCATTCCGCCCAACGACTTCATCCCGCTGGCCGAGGAAACGGGCCTGATCGTGCCGATCGGCGAGTGGGTGCTGCGCACCGCCTGCCTGCAGGCGCGCGCGTGGCAGCAGGAAAGCCGCCGCGCCGTGCGCGTGGCCGTCAACTTGTCGGCGCGCCAGTTCAAGGACGAAAACCTGGCGCAGACGGTGCTCGCGGTGCTGCACGAAACGGGCCTCGATCCACGCCTGCTGGAACTGGAGCTGACCGAAGGCACGCTGATGGACGACGCCCGCGCCACGTTGACGACCCTGGAGCAGCTGCGCGCGATCGGCATCTGGCTGTCGATCGACGACTTCGGCACGGGCTACTCGTCGATGAACTACCTGAAGCGCTTCGACGTGCGCGCGCTGAAGATCGACAAGAGCTTCATCTGCGGCCTGCCGCAGGACTCGGAAAACGCGGCCATCACGCGCGCCATCATCGCGATGGCGCATGGCCTGAAGATGGCGGTGGTGGCGGAAGGCGTGGAGACGGGCGAACAGCTGGCGTTGCTGGAGCAGTACGGCTGCGACATGGCGCAGGGCTACCTGCTGGGCCGGCCGCAGTCGATCGACGCGATCGCCCGCATGCTGGCCGGGGCCCAGCCGGTGTTACGGTGA
- the ubiD gene encoding 4-hydroxy-3-polyprenylbenzoate decarboxylase: protein MKYSDLRDFIAQLQKNGELKPISLPVSPHLEMTEVCDRTLRAGGPALLFEKPAGFDMPVLANLFGTPRRVALGMGAQDVSELRRIGHVLARLKEPEPPKGFKDIMDMGSLVKAVWDMAPKEQRSAPCQEIVWEGNDVDLARLPIQHCWPGDVAPLITWGLVITKGPNKKRQNLGIYRQQVLGRNKVIMRWLAHRGGALDFREHCLRNPGQPYPIAVALGADPATILGAVTPVPDSLSEYQFAGLLRGSRTELVKAIGSELRVPASAEIVLEGHIYPDENHPSGYEHALEGPYGDHTGYYNEQDWFPVFTIDRITMRRDPIYHSTYTGKPPDEPAVLGLALNEVFVPLLQKQFSEITDFYLPPEGCSYRMAVVQIRKQYAGHAKRVMFGVWSFLRQFMYTKFIVVVDEDVNIRDWKEVIWAITTRVDPTRDTTLVDNTPIDYLDFASPVSGLGSKMGIDATNKWPGETSREWGTTIQMTPEVKAKVDTIWQQLGL from the coding sequence ATGAAATATTCAGATCTAAGAGATTTTATTGCTCAGCTGCAAAAAAATGGTGAGCTGAAGCCGATTTCCTTGCCAGTTTCGCCACATTTGGAGATGACGGAGGTGTGCGACCGGACCTTGCGGGCGGGCGGACCGGCCTTGTTGTTCGAAAAACCGGCCGGTTTCGACATGCCCGTGCTGGCCAACCTGTTCGGCACGCCGCGCCGCGTGGCGCTGGGCATGGGCGCGCAGGACGTCAGCGAGCTGCGCCGCATCGGCCACGTGCTGGCACGCCTGAAGGAGCCGGAACCGCCCAAGGGCTTCAAGGACATCATGGACATGGGCTCGCTGGTGAAGGCGGTGTGGGACATGGCGCCGAAGGAGCAGCGCAGTGCGCCGTGTCAGGAGATCGTCTGGGAAGGAAACGACGTCGACCTGGCACGCCTGCCGATCCAGCACTGCTGGCCGGGCGACGTGGCGCCGCTGATCACCTGGGGCCTCGTCATCACGAAAGGCCCGAACAAGAAGCGCCAGAACCTGGGCATCTACCGCCAGCAGGTGCTGGGGCGCAACAAGGTCATCATGCGCTGGCTGGCGCACCGCGGCGGCGCGCTGGACTTCCGCGAACACTGCCTGCGCAACCCGGGCCAGCCGTATCCGATCGCCGTCGCGCTGGGCGCCGATCCGGCCACCATCCTGGGCGCCGTGACGCCGGTGCCGGACAGCCTGTCTGAATACCAGTTCGCCGGCCTGCTGCGCGGCAGCCGAACCGAGCTGGTCAAGGCCATCGGCAGTGAGCTGCGCGTGCCCGCATCCGCCGAGATCGTGCTGGAAGGGCATATCTACCCGGACGAGAACCATCCGTCCGGCTACGAGCATGCGCTGGAAGGACCGTACGGCGACCACACCGGTTATTACAACGAGCAGGACTGGTTCCCCGTGTTCACCATCGACCGCATCACGATGCGGCGCGACCCGATCTACCATTCGACCTACACGGGCAAGCCGCCGGACGAGCCGGCCGTGCTGGGCCTGGCCCTGAACGAGGTGTTCGTGCCGCTGCTGCAAAAGCAGTTCAGCGAGATCACCGACTTCTACCTGCCGCCAGAAGGGTGCAGCTATCGCATGGCCGTGGTACAGATCCGCAAGCAATACGCGGGCCACGCCAAGCGCGTGATGTTCGGCGTGTGGAGCTTCCTGCGCCAGTTCATGTATACCAAGTTCATCGTGGTGGTGGACGAGGACGTCAACATCCGCGACTGGAAGGAAGTGATCTGGGCCATCACCACCCGGGTCGACCCGACGCGCGACACGACCCTGGTCGACAATACGCCGATCGACTACCTGGACTTCGCCTCGCCCGTCAGCGGCCTGGGCAGCAAGATGGGCATCGACGCCACCAATAAATGGCCGGGCGAGACCAGCCGGGAGTGGGGCACGACGATCCAGATGACGCCGGAAGTGAAGGCCAAGGTCGACACGATCTGGCAGCAGTTAGGGCTGTGA
- a CDS encoding IS3 family transposase yields the protein MIEEQSKHHPVRSLCRVLNVKCSTYYAFRRRPSSMRSREDLTLRQQIRSLHDSHRHALGAVKTWRLLNASGIVCGKHRVTRLRKIEAIEAKRKSKFRVMRAHQHTEPPAPDLLKRAFTVTAPNKVWVSDITTIHTREGWVHLAIVLDLFARRIVGWAMNQCQDASLPIAALRMAYAQRKPEPGLICHTDQGSVYGSKLYRAVLDERGLKASMSRRGNCHDNAVAESWFSTLKNELTRHTMYETRASAIAEIASFIELYYNRRRPHQTLRYLSPMEVEKLYPAPN from the coding sequence GTGATCGAAGAACAGTCCAAGCACCACCCTGTGCGTTCCCTGTGCCGAGTGCTGAATGTGAAGTGCAGCACCTATTACGCTTTCCGCCGTCGACCGTCCAGTATGCGCAGTCGGGAGGATCTCACACTGCGTCAGCAGATTCGTAGTCTGCACGACTCACATCGCCATGCTTTAGGTGCGGTGAAGACGTGGCGTTTGCTCAACGCTAGCGGGATCGTGTGTGGCAAGCACCGGGTAACACGCCTACGCAAGATCGAGGCCATTGAGGCTAAGCGCAAGTCCAAGTTCCGCGTAATGAGGGCCCATCAGCACACCGAGCCGCCTGCGCCCGACCTGCTCAAGAGAGCATTTACCGTAACGGCGCCGAACAAGGTTTGGGTCAGCGATATCACAACGATCCATACCCGTGAGGGGTGGGTCCATCTAGCCATCGTGCTTGACCTGTTTGCTCGTCGAATAGTTGGGTGGGCTATGAATCAGTGTCAGGACGCTTCGTTGCCCATCGCTGCGCTAAGGATGGCCTATGCACAGCGCAAACCGGAACCGGGACTCATCTGCCACACAGATCAGGGCTCGGTATATGGATCCAAACTGTACCGAGCGGTGCTCGACGAACGCGGTCTCAAGGCAAGTATGAGCCGACGAGGCAACTGCCACGACAATGCCGTGGCAGAGAGCTGGTTCTCCACGCTCAAGAACGAACTGACACGCCACACGATGTACGAAACAAGGGCTAGCGCCATCGCCGAGATAGCGAGTTTCATTGAGCTCTACTACAATCGGCGGCGCCCCCACCAGACGCTGAGATACCTCAGCCCGATGGAGGTCGAAAAATTGTACCCGGCCCCCAATTAA